In Humulus lupulus chromosome 7, drHumLupu1.1, whole genome shotgun sequence, the following are encoded in one genomic region:
- the LOC133789268 gene encoding glucan endo-1,3-beta-glucosidase 14 isoform X1: MASSSSIFLGPIILLLLTFSDSAVHVASIGVGINYGQIANNLPSPSRVAVLLQSLNISRVKLYDADPNVLKAFSNTQVDFIIGLGNENLQNMGDPIKAQAWIESHVSPHLPQTQITSIVVGNEVFNLNDTQLMSFLFPAMQTVYNTLVNLGLEKRVSVTTAHSLTILASSYPPSAGTFRQDLAEYLNPILNFHAQTKTPFLINAYPYFAYKDSPNEVPLDYVLFRPNQGMTDPNTNLHYDNMLYAQIDAVYAAIKALGHSGVEVRISETGWPSKGDANEAGATPENAEVYNGNLLKRIQQNQGTPANPTVPVDIYVFALFNENMKPGPASERNYGLYYPDGTPVYNIGLQGYLPELALENSSSSFFSSASSSVIHVRNLVFLGFSSFFIFLFFIYLE, from the exons ATGGCCAGCTCTTCTTCTATCTTCTTGGGCCCGATTATTCTGCTCCTTCTCACTTTCTCAG ATTCCGCAGTACACGTGGCGAGCATAGGTGTGGGAATAAACTACGGCCAAATCGCGAACAACCTCCCGTCGCCGTCGCGAGTAGCGGTCCTCCTCCAATCTCTGAACATCAGCAGAGTAAAGCTCTACGACGCCGATCCGAACGTGCTCAAAGCCTTCTCAAACACCCAAGTGGACTTCATAATCGGTCTCGGCAACGAGAATCTCCAAAACATGGGTGACCCAATCAAAGCCCAAGCTTGGATCGAATCCCACGTCTCACCTCACCTTCCTCAGACCCAAATCACATCCATCGTCGTCGGAAACGAAGTCTTCAACCTAAACGACACCCAACTAATGTCGTTTCTATTCCCGGCCATGCAAACCGTCTACAACACACTCGTCAATTTGGGTCTCGAAAAGAGAGTCAGCGTAACGACGGCTCATTCCCTCACCATTCTAGCCAGCTCCTACCCACCTTCCGCCGGAACATTCCGGCAAGATCTGGCGGAGTATCTCAACCCGATTCTCAACTTCCACGCCCAAACCAAGACACCATTTTTAATCAACGCCTACCCTTACTTCGCTTACAAAGACAGCCCAAACGAAGTCCCGTTAGACTACGTTCTCTTCCGGCCAAACCAGGGGATGACCGATCCCAACACGAATCTCCACTACGACAACATGTTGTACGCTCAGATTGACGCCGTTTACGCCGCCATTAAAGCTTTGGGCCACTCCGGCGTCGAGGTGAGAATCTCCGAGACTGGTTGGCCCTCTAAGGGGGATGCCAACGAGGCCGGAGCAACGCCGGAAAATGCAGAGGTTTATAATGGAAACCTCTTGAAGAGAATCCAGCAGAACCAGGGTACTCCGGCGAATCCAACGGTGCCGGTGGATATTTACGTTTTTGCCCTTTTCAATGAGAATATGAAGCCTGGTCCGGCGTCGGAAAGGAACTATGGACTGTACTATCCTGATGGGACTCCGGTCTATAATATTGGGTTGCAGGGTTATCTACCGGAGCTGGCTCTGGAaaattcttcttcttcatttttttcttcagCTTCTTCTTCTGTTATTCATGTAAGAAATCTGGTCTTTCTTGGTTTCTcttcttttttcatttttctattttttatttatttagaata
- the LOC133789268 gene encoding glucan endo-1,3-beta-glucosidase 14 isoform X2, whose amino-acid sequence MASSSSIFLGPIILLLLTFSDSAVHVASIGVGINYGQIANNLPSPSRVAVLLQSLNISRVKLYDADPNVLKAFSNTQVDFIIGLGNENLQNMGDPIKAQAWIESHVSPHLPQTQITSIVVGNEVFNLNDTQLMSFLFPAMQTVYNTLVNLGLEKRVSVTTAHSLTILASSYPPSAGTFRQDLAEYLNPILNFHAQTKTPFLINAYPYFAYKDSPNEVPLDYVLFRPNQGMTDPNTNLHYDNMLYAQIDAVYAAIKALGHSGVEVRISETGWPSKGDANEAGATPENAEVYNGNLLKRIQQNQGTPANPTVPVDIYVFALFNENMKPGPASERNYGLYYPDGTPVYNIGLQGYLPELALENSSSSFFSSASSSVIHVLSIFNFLIFLTTYLITID is encoded by the exons ATGGCCAGCTCTTCTTCTATCTTCTTGGGCCCGATTATTCTGCTCCTTCTCACTTTCTCAG ATTCCGCAGTACACGTGGCGAGCATAGGTGTGGGAATAAACTACGGCCAAATCGCGAACAACCTCCCGTCGCCGTCGCGAGTAGCGGTCCTCCTCCAATCTCTGAACATCAGCAGAGTAAAGCTCTACGACGCCGATCCGAACGTGCTCAAAGCCTTCTCAAACACCCAAGTGGACTTCATAATCGGTCTCGGCAACGAGAATCTCCAAAACATGGGTGACCCAATCAAAGCCCAAGCTTGGATCGAATCCCACGTCTCACCTCACCTTCCTCAGACCCAAATCACATCCATCGTCGTCGGAAACGAAGTCTTCAACCTAAACGACACCCAACTAATGTCGTTTCTATTCCCGGCCATGCAAACCGTCTACAACACACTCGTCAATTTGGGTCTCGAAAAGAGAGTCAGCGTAACGACGGCTCATTCCCTCACCATTCTAGCCAGCTCCTACCCACCTTCCGCCGGAACATTCCGGCAAGATCTGGCGGAGTATCTCAACCCGATTCTCAACTTCCACGCCCAAACCAAGACACCATTTTTAATCAACGCCTACCCTTACTTCGCTTACAAAGACAGCCCAAACGAAGTCCCGTTAGACTACGTTCTCTTCCGGCCAAACCAGGGGATGACCGATCCCAACACGAATCTCCACTACGACAACATGTTGTACGCTCAGATTGACGCCGTTTACGCCGCCATTAAAGCTTTGGGCCACTCCGGCGTCGAGGTGAGAATCTCCGAGACTGGTTGGCCCTCTAAGGGGGATGCCAACGAGGCCGGAGCAACGCCGGAAAATGCAGAGGTTTATAATGGAAACCTCTTGAAGAGAATCCAGCAGAACCAGGGTACTCCGGCGAATCCAACGGTGCCGGTGGATATTTACGTTTTTGCCCTTTTCAATGAGAATATGAAGCCTGGTCCGGCGTCGGAAAGGAACTATGGACTGTACTATCCTGATGGGACTCCGGTCTATAATATTGGGTTGCAGGGTTATCTACCGGAGCTGGCTCTGGAaaattcttcttcttcatttttttcttcagCTTCTTCTTCTGTTATTCAT